The genomic region GAGAAACTCCCATACGCCTGTCCCTGCCTCTCTGCTGTGCCGCACCTATCCTCGGTCCTCCCGCCCATAGCGGCCGCCTCACCTGTCCCGGCTCCCCACCTGTCCTCGGCCTCCTCTCCACGCGAGACCCCCGCCCAGGCCACCCTATCCATCCACTCCAGTGCACTTCGCTGCACCCTCCCCGCGGACCCCGCCTCACCCCCGCGCGGGCAGGCATGCAGAGCGGGCCGCCCATTGCTGTACGGCATCCAGATCTTCTTCAGGGGGTTCTGGGTCAATTCCCGCGGGGACGCCATCCCGGGGCCGGGCTGAGCCGCACTGCGCTGCTTTCGACCCAACAGCCCTGCCACCTCGGGCCACCCGAGGCCCCGCCCCTCGGACCCCGCCTCTCCTCAAGCCGCGAAGACGCAAATCCAACTCCTCGTTGGCCCCGCCCCCAAACGAGTAAGCTCCACCCCAACTGTAGAGGGCCAGACCTCTGACTACGCATGCCCAACTCGCCTATGGGCCCGTTTTGGGCCAATAAGCCCCGCCCCTCAAGTCAGGCTCGAGAACGCGCATGCCCAACCCTCACTCCCAACCCAGGCGCTCAAGGCCCGGATTGTGCAAGCCCCGCCTCGGGGGTATGAGTCCCGTACATTTACCGGATGGTGGTTATTTGCATGGGTCTCAGCCAAAGGCCCCGCCCCAGGCGCCGCAGCCCCGCCCCCAAGCACCCAAAGAGCCGGTTCCCTGAGGTGAGTAACCTCAGGGACCCTAGGAAAATGGGGTTTGCGTGCAGTGTGGGCGGGGCCTGCGTGACCCATAGTGTCGCATTGGTCAGGACCAGCCTTGCGTCTCTGCGCACTTTGGTCCCTGGACCGCTGCCCCGGCGGTCAACTCCACACCTCCCTGCGGGTCTTGCACTGGTATTCCCTATAGTGCTCCGAGCCCAAGGACTCTCCCTCGTCCACAGAAACGTCCTGCACAACCATACTGAAAAGCTCTTTTATCTCGTGGACAAACAGGACGAATCTCAAAATTGATTGTTTCCCTCTTTGCCTTGGCTGCTGGGGAGCTCCGGTTAAACTTCCAGCCCACCTGGAGCAAGGGCGTGGGACCTTGTAACCAAGCTCTGGAGACCCACTAAGCCTTGACAGTATGTAACTTCTCCCAGGATTTCATTTTTACCAGTTAAAATTTTAATCACAAGCTTACACATTTTTTGAAGGAGCCTTAGTCTCTTCATCAGAAAAATGAGGTGGCATGTCATTAATCTTACAAGATTCTGATACCGATTAAATATGTCGATCTCAGAAATCCATTCTTAAAGAACGTTAGtgttatcattttattatttatctccCTCCTGCCTCTGAAAATGCTGTGGGGGCAGGGTACAAGGGAGATCATCTGGAAGTTCAGGAACCCCCTGCTCATCCTCTGTGTTTCCCCCTTACACCACCCCTGCAGGCTCCTGTCCCCTTTCTGAGTTCCTCCCTAGCCCAGCCTCTTGAAGCTTTGTACACATTtctgccccagcccccaccacACTGCTCCAACCTGGGCCACACAATCCTGTAGAAATACCCTCCACCACATCCGTGGCAGGGTCCCTGTGTCCTCCAGTTCCATTCTGCCCAATGTCTGCGCAGTCAAGAGCCACGTGCAAGGAGCATGGAAAACAGGGCCCAACCCATGTGCTAGAGATGCAGCACTTcctccccctgccctccctgccctccccctaccTGGGGTCAGTCCCCCAGGCCACTACCCAGCCCTCCATAGCCTGGCACAGGCCCTTAAGAGGACTCCGACACAGACGACTCACACCCTTCACAGGAAATGAAGGTTCAGGAGGTCTGTATGCTAGAAGTCTACCTGGGCCCTCCCTGAAGCTCACTTAGCTGCCAATCCGGGGGAATGCCCAGTCCGTGGCAGGTCGACCacttcctccctcctgccctccctcacAACCAACATCCCTGAGCACACCCGTGGGTAGTCCCTAATGAGCAGGGTGTCTCTTGTGACCACCCACCTGCTCTCCAACTTCCCCAAAGCAACTCATCTGTTCCTGACAGCCATGCCTTCTTGCTTCCTGGCCACTGCCAAGGCCATCCTTCGGCCACCCTGGCCTCAGAGACCTCATTGCCACATGCCCACACCCTGTCCAATCCCCATTCACTCATAATCAAGGTCACCTCCTCTGACATCTACAGACTCCCCAGCACTAGCCCAGGCCTACCCATTCGCCCCTTTCCCAGCCCCCCTGGGACGTTAGCCTCAGCCTGGGGACAAGGGGCAGCCAGGAAAGGAACATCTCTGGAAGGGCATTCCCACACCCAGGCAAAATCAGCCTGACTTCTCAAGAAAAGCAGTCATGCTGGACCTCCCACTCTTTCCCAAACAGTCTGACCCTGGGCTGACCCAGACACACCCTCCCAAGTCCCTATATGCATCTAGGAGGAAGGCAACTAATGGGTCAATGTCAGGAGGAGCCTGGGGACCCTCCTCAAGGCCAGGTCTATATCTGGTCTGAAGATGTTCCTGATCTCCCATCCCATGGCCCCATTTCTCAGGTAGAAAACGGAGGGTCCGGAGGAGTTAAAGGGCCCAGGGTCACAGAGCCAGCCCACAGGGCAGAATGGACTTGGCTCAATTCCCAGCCTTTCAAAACCTCACCTCCCACACCTTGCACTACCACCACACTTCCCACCTCTTACTGGGGATCTTGTTCGTTGTCACCATAGAAATGCTCTCCTGGCTTTCTGCTCCCTCAGCATCAGAAGATGCCCAATAGAAAAACTGGTCCTCATGGCTTTTTCCTCCTCAGGAGTATCCCAAAGTGAGCCAGCTACCCTGCCCCAGGGGTGGGCGAGTGTTCCGGGATGTCAGTGTGCACTGTGTGTGAACATGCCCAACCCCCATGAACCTGCCTGGCCTGGCCCTGGGAGGCTCCCATGGTGCCCTCTGCCCTGATCACTGGGCCTCCTCCCAGTCTCCCAGGCTACAAGCTGTGGGGTGGCCGGAGTTCTCAGTCCTTAGTTCTCAATGCTCAAACTCCTCTCAGTCCCCGTATCTGCTGCCAGTCAAGTCCCAGTAGAACCACCAAACCACCCTTTGCAGCATACAGATTCAGGCTGCAGTGAATGCCACACAGAGCCACACACCAGTGCACACAAGCATCCATGTGCCCATAGACATGCTTGCATGGCCATATGTGcgcacacacagatgcacacacacaaacaagtcCTGTATCCAGACACATGCATGGCACCAGGGAGGCTGCAGTAAGGCCTTCTGCTCTCTGCTGCCTTCCTTTCCCTTCACCGGGAGGTTCGAGTTCCCAGGAGTTCCAGCCTTCTCCGACCATTTTCAACCAAAGATGATCCCTGACTCTCCCTGACCCAGAGTTTATAAGGGGGGTGAGGTTCCTACTTAGGGGTACAGAGACATGTGACTAAGTAGAGTTGGGGACACCAGGGCTCAGAGCAGCTCAGGACCagggcacacagtaagtgctcagagAGGGCTCAGGACCAGCATAGAGCGCACAGTGGGTGCTTAGAGCAGTTCAGAATCAGCACAGGGCATACATTAGGCACCTAGAAATGCTGGCTTCAGAGCTAATGCCACATCATATCAGAAACTTCCCAAACAAGCCTCTGGACCTCCCCAAGCTGGTGTGTCCCCTGGAGGGATCTAGACTAACGTGACCCCTGAGAGGCTGGCAAAAAGCAGAGCAGGAGGACCTCAGGGACCTCCAGCTGGCTGTGGCTCTCCCTGGCTGGAGGATGAGGCTATTTATAGGTCCCCCttggcccagccccctctcccCTGCAAGGCAACAGTGTTCCCCCTTCTCCAGGCTACTGACAGACTGAAGTCCCCTAAGGACACCTTTAAACCCAGAGAGAACCCCAACCTCCTCTACCACCACCCCACTACACCCATGTCTCTTCCCAATCCCCCCACCTTCCCCATGCCACACCTACCCTGCCCACTGTTCCCTGGTCCATCATAAAGCTGCATCCTTCCGTACCTCTGTCCTTCCGTACCTCTGTCCATCCTGCAACCGAACTGGCCAGGGCCACCACCCCCTGCGCCTCCGGAGTTGGAGTTGGGGAAACGCCgcctccaggctctggggagacagctgcagcctgccctgtggcCCCGCCTCTCCCCGCCCTACCCTAGGCCCGCCCCCCGGGCCGCTGGGTCAGCCTCCCTACAATTTCTGAGGTCACCGTCAGTGCCCCTACTCAGTCCCAGGCAGCCCCAATCCCACCAGTAGCACCTCTCTCTCCAGCCACAGCGTCCTCACTGCCCAGAGTCTGCCCTCATCTTCATCTGGGGTTGTCTACACTGCCCACAGAGCCTGCCCCAACCCCAGGCAAGCTTGTCCACACTGCCTTGAAAGTGAGACCAGTGCATTCTCCAGTCGGGGTTGTCCACAATGTCCAGCAATTGAGTTGAGGGTGTGAGATAAGGCAAAAGCTACTCCTTCCGAACCCAGCAACCAACTGAAATGGGGAGCAGGCAACAGAGGGCAGTGTAGCCAGCTATGACTCAGCCCTTGTGTGTCACTGCCTGGGTGCACATGACTGTGTAATTCTCTTCCATATCATCCTTTGGTCACTTTActtttattgagtgcctcctgCTGCTCTAACCCTCTTATACGCTATTTCCCCCAGTGCTCTCCAGCTTGGTGGCATCACCCTGCTTTGcagaggaggagactgaggctcagagcagggAGCACTTCTGCTCAGGACAATCCAGTAAGGCAAGGGTGGGGTTGCCTGCAGCCCTGGCAGCCTGGGCCCCTCCCCTGAGCTGTTTGCCCACATGTGGGTGTGCAGGGCTGCATGTAGACCTGTGTCTGGCCGTGTGTTGTTTGTAGGTGCTTTGTGCAGTGTTGGGGGACAAGCACCTGCTCCCCCGGCCCCCTCACATGTTCTCACTTGGCTCACAGGCATGCATTCACAGCTGTCAGCCACACACTCAgccccacacacaccccagccACAGACTTCCCATGTACACTGGCCATGCCTAGAGCTGCCCCCGATGGTCCCCGTCCACCTGGGACCATCCGCAGAACATGTGACCTGCAGCCAGCACTTCCCTCTGTGATGACCTGTGTGGTGGGGCCCAGACCTGTGGGGCAGGGCTGGGTATGACCGCCTGGGATGGCACTCAGATGCAGTGTCCTTCTGTGTTGGGGCTCCTGAAAGCGGCATGGCGGTGGCCACGTGTGATGGTGTCTAGATGCTCTGTTTGCTGCCCACACACGGTGAGACTCCACATGGCAGTGACCCAAGATGACAACGTCCAGGTTGTGCAGACACACTGTGACTCCTGAGCATCCACGTGTGATATGAGACCATGTGGCAGTGTCCCCATCCAGCAGTGTCCAGATGCAGTGCCAGATGTGGTACCATCCAGCAACTCCACTGCCCCCCCGGGTCTTCCCATCCAGGTGTGACCCCATCATTGGTCCCTCAGGCTCAGCGGCGGCCAACATGGGCCAGGATGCGGGCGTTGGCGGCGGCTTGCTCCCTGGCCGCCCTGCTCCGGGTATGCTCCAGCAAGATGTGCAGGAGGCCAATGGGGACATCCAGCGAGAGGGTGATGCGGGGACGGGCACggaggccagggctgggggagccCCTGGCAGCTGAGGGGCCTGTGGTCGTGGCAGCTGGGGGTTTCTCTGAGGCCACAGGGCAGGGAGTGGGCTGCGGACAGTTCTGAGGGGGGGAGCTGGAAGCTGGGACGGGGGTCGCTGAGACAATCAGGACCCTGCCCAACACGAGGACCATCAGCACCAGCAGAGCCCACCGGGTCATCGCGGGGTCAGGCTGCGAGGAGAAAACAGGCTCAGGCCAGGGGCTCAGGGCAGCTGCAGGCCATGGATAGAGATGGATGGGgtgaagagagacagacagacagaggaagagatggagagtctgagagagagaacaagagatAGAGATTAGAGAGGCCAGGtcaaatacagagagagaaacagagagagacgAAGAGAGCCAGGGCCAGAGTGAGACAGAAAATcagacagagccagagagacagaCAAAAGTGAGGAAGAGAATGACAGAGATGGAGGTAGATAAAGAGATGGTGACACAGAAAACCCAGAAGCAGAAGAgtgacagagaagaaatagagtgAGAGAGGAATGGGGCAGAGCAAAATGGagggaaactggaagaaagagacagaagaagagacagaaaaaatgaTGGAAATTAAGAGCGATTCAATGGGACAGGAAGACACACAGAGGGCCAAAAGGAGAGACTGAGGTTCTGAGCAAGAGAGTTTGCAGCAGATCCGATTCAGAGAAGGGAAGgactcggggtgggggtggggctgaagcagagaagcagccagaaacCCCAGACCCTCCCAGGACCAGAGACCCTCCATAACTCAACTTGCCAGGTCCATTCAACCGCCAAGACCCCATCCATCCCAACCTGGCACCCGTCCTACCTGTACCAGCCTCCTCTGGGGTAAGTTGGGGGTGCTGTGGTCTGCCTGGGCTGTGCACCAGCAATGCTGTCCTGTGGTCTGATCCTCTGCCCCACCTCAGGGCCCATTATCTCCCTCAGCACCCCTGGGGTTGGGGCTGGGCCATGTTTCCAGCATGAGGCAGCCCCCCACCTTGACTCATCCCCTCCTGGGGACAGCCAGGACACCTCCTCAGCCCCCACCTTATCTACTCCTTTCTGGGGACAAGCTGGAGACCGAGGGCCAAGGGACAGTAACCAGGGATAGGCAGGGACACTCTGTACCCACACCGGACAATACTGACCCCCTGGGGAAAACCTACCCCCCCGAGGTTCCCTCTCTCCCCAAATCGTGACAACAGAGGCCTTTGAAAACAGCAGCTTTAATGCTCCCCAGAAGCAGCAACATGTCATCACAGGCTTAGGTCAAAGGGCAGGTCAGACATCAGTCACGTCCTTCGCTGCCCGCAGCTGCCCCCCCAGAGTGAGTCATTCTGCCAGGGAGGCAGGAGCCACAATGGGGTTTGTCCACAGGGGGGCAAGGCAGACCCACGGGACCAGTCACTGAAATAACGGACATGCACATGCACGCTCACGTGCACACAGGCCTCTAGCACCAAGGGGAGGGACAGCGGGTCCCATTAGACCCCGACTCCTCCAGGGGATGCTGAATGTCAGCTCATTCATCTCCGGGCAGCACCTGGGTAGGGCGGGATGGGAGCAGGCTTCAGCCATCTGACCTTCTCCCCCCAACTCACAGGCCACAGAGAAACACATCAAAGTGGGAAGGGTCTGAGGCCTTGACGGGGGGTGGGGGCTCTTGACCTCAGAGAATGGATCTGTCCTCAGGTCCGTTAAAGGGGGGGGAAGTGGAAGGGGGCATACTGGAGGCTCCACAGCTGGGATTCCATATTCAGTTTTCCAATCTGGAGGGCCGTCCCAGGCACCCCAGTCTGAAAGGGCCCAGGGTCTCACCCAGGACCCTGACCAGGGCTCCTTACTTGTGAGCTGATCTGGGCAGGCTCAGGGGCCCAGGCCCCAGCTGGGCTGGGGGGTTGGTCCATACCTGTTCCCTGACTCTTGGCCAACCAGGGCAGACACCGATGCTCACAGGCCCTCGCGGGTCCCAAAACGGTTGGCATTGCCGCCGCAGCCACCATAGATGAGAGGGGGCGACAGGCCCCCGGGCCACCAGCCACAGCCCGATGGTACCAGCGCAGGGTGTAGGCAGTGCAGGAGCCCTCATCCAGGGGCAGCGAGCAGGGGTCTGGGGTCAGCAGGGGCGGGTAGGAGGTGGTAGGAATCAGAATGGGGTCAGAGAGAGGCCAGAGGTCAGTGAGGGGTCAGCAGGGGTCAACTCTGTCTGCCCAATACCCAGGGCCCCAGCCCCCCATCCTCACCATTGCCATCCCGGGGAGCCTCAAGGTCCTCATATTCCTCCACAGAATACTCCGAGTATTCAGAGAACTCATCATCCTCGGGGGGCACCCGACCTGCACACAGCATGGGGTATGCGGtgagtgcagctgctgtggggcCAGGTACCTGCTGCCTGCGCCTGGCTCTCGGGGTGGGTGGGCAGCACCAAATTCCCCAGGTGTGTGCACAAGAGCATCCATGCACACGCCCTGCATGTAGACCCCCTGTGTGGGATATGTGCCCTGCATGCAGGCGCACACACATGTGTTTCTCTGCCCCACCACGGGTGCCCCTGGATCCAGCTGTCCTCACCTTCGTCCTCTGCATGAGAGACCCGGAGCACGGGCACGGGGTGGAGCTGGGGGCCGGCCGTGTCTGCAGCAAAACTAGGGAGAGGTCCTGGAGCAAAGAGCAGGGGCCCAGGGACCTGGGGTCATCACGGGCCGCTGCCCCAGCTGTGCCCTTGCTAAGAGGACCCAGGTGGTTGGCAGGGCAGGGCCCAGGGTGAGGAAATCCAGAGAGCAGGGACTCCAGAAAACTACTCACGTGATCCAGACGCAATAAACTGGCCCTGGCAGGCTGGAGGGGACAGAAGAGGCAGAGAGTGACCAAGGACAGGGAAGAGAGATGGAACGAGGCAGAAAAGCACACACACGGGGTAGAGAGGTATACAGAGACATGGCAGGAAGAGGGCGGCAGAGAGACcagcagagagaaggagagagaggaagagagagaagtcGAGAGGGGGGAGAGAAAGACAGCATGAGAAGACAGACAGGAAGGATGAGAGAGAAGTTGGAAACAAGTGGACAGAGGGAGAGCCAGAGACCATCAGAAACAGGCAGATATGGGGAAGGGGATGGAGAGAGCAAGGGCCAGAGCCAGAGAGAACGACAGTAGTTGCAGgcagagagagatggggagagaaagGTTCACTCTCTGAGGGGCCATCACCGATCCAGCAGGCCCAGCTctgctcccacccctgccccctccacAGACGCCCACACGGGGCATCCAGGAATAAGGGGACCCCAGCAGCCCGGGCCTCCACCTCTGTGTCTGTCAAGTGTGTCCATCTGTCAGGACATGTGTCATTTCTGCATGTCCATCTGTCCGTGGGGCTCCTGCCTGTGTGTCCATCTGTCATCTCTGTCAGCATGGGTGCCACCTGTGTGTCTGCCTGTCGGGTCCATCTCCTCTCGAGTGTCTTCATTCCTGCAGGCAGCAGCCGATGCCCTGTGTGTCTGTCCATATCTGCATGACGTCTCCGCTTGGGGAATGTCCTGTCACGGCGTCTGTCCTTTAGCATGCATGCCCATCTGCCCGTCCGTCCATCGGTGTGTGTGTTTGACTACGGTGGTTCTGTCCTTCAGCATGTGTCCGTCCATCTCTGGCCATCTCCTTGGCTGCTTACTGCCCCTAAGTCCTGGGGACCCTCCCTGCCCCTGTCTGGAGAGCTGGGCTGGGGGGGATGGGGCCAGGAGACCCTGGGCTGGGGCCCACTCACCGCAATGCTGACTCATCTCCTGACGCACAAAGCCCCGAATGTCGTCCTCCTGGGAGCACAAGACCACAAGCAA from Choloepus didactylus isolate mChoDid1 chromosome 1, mChoDid1.pri, whole genome shotgun sequence harbors:
- the UCN2 gene encoding urocortin-2, which produces MTRWALLVLMVLVLGRVLIVSATPVPASSSPPQNCPQPTPCPVASEKPPAATTTGPSAARGSPSPGLRARPRITLSLDVPIGLLHILLEHTRSRAAREQAAANARILAHVGRR